The window TTTTGAAATTAAATAAACTAACAGGTTCCTTTCGGTTGGCCATTGGATGGTTACTAGGTATCGCTATGATAAATGGTTCACTCCGCAACGTTTTTACCTTTAATGAATTCGATTCAATAGGAGATACTAACATACCAATATCGATCTCCTTGTTTTCTAGGGCTTCCACCTGTCTTGCGGAAGACATCTGCGTTAAAATGATATTGATTTTAGGGTTCGCTCGTTGATAGGTTTGAATTAGCTTAGGTAATAAATCATATGTAACCGAGCCTGTAAAACCAATGGATAGTTTGCCTGATTTTCCACTTTCAACCTGCCTCGTCTCTTCAAAAACTAATTCCAGCTTTTGGACAATATCTTTTGCCTTCTCTAAGAAGTATGATCCTGCTTCCGTTAATTCTACAACTCGTTTATTGCGATTGAATAAGGTTACATTCAATTCCTTTTCCAATATTTTAATTTGTTGGCTTAAAGGAGGTTGAGAGATTTTCAGTCGTTCTGCAGCTTTTGTAAAATTTAGTTCTTCTGCAACTGCTATAAAATATAGTATTCTACGTAATTCTATCATGGGAATCCTCCTCACTTATATGTAAAACGTCTTAATATTATTCAATATATATATTATACAAATAATAAAAAGTACTGTAAATTTAATTTATGGACAATTTGAAATAATCTATAAATTAAATTTAGAGGGGGTTTAACATGAACACGATATTGTTGATTACAATAATTGGCTACATTTTGTTAATGATTGTAGCTGGAACATTTATAGGCAAGAGCAAAATAAAGAACACGGAAGATTATATGTTAGCTGGTCGTTCATTACCAAATATAGTGCTGGTGGGTACATTGTTAGCGACTTTTGTCGGCTCGGGAACGGTAATCGGCGGTGCGAGCTTCATTTATCAACAAGGACCATTAGCCGGTATCATCTACTTTGCCGGTGTACCGATAGGAATAGTTATTTTGTATTTTATTGCGGGAAAAACTTGGTTGATTTCCAAATATACAATTCCACAAATCTTAGAAATAAAATATGGAAAACTGACTAGAACGATTTCCTCTATATTTATTATTCTCGCTTATATTGGAATTGCATCTTACCAATTCACAGGTGGCGGGTACATATTAAATTTAACAACAGGTATCTCTGTTGAAGCAGGAACGATTGTAACTGCATTCATTGTCATATTTCTTGCAACGATTGGCGGTATGTTCTCGGTTGCCTATACGGACTTTATCAGTTCTTTACTTATTCTAGTAGGGTTTATTCTAGGATTCTTCTACTTAGTTACGAATGTTGTAAGTTTTGACACAATCATCACTTCTTTACCGGAATCACATTTTACTTGGACTGGCAACTTAACGATTCCACAAATAATCGGCTACTTTTTGCCATTATTCCTATTGGTTCTAGCAGATCAAAACATGTATCAACGATTAGCATCAGCAAAAGATGCAAGCACTGCAAGACGTTCAACAATCGGATTCTTTATTTCATCTATTGCAGTATTTGGACTAGTAATCTTATTGACAATCGGTTCACTTGCGCTATTCAGTGACATCAAACCGGATACAGCCATACTGCAACTTGCTTATAATGGTGGATTGCCGATTGTTGTCGGTGCGCTAATTTTAACAGCGTCGGTTTCATTTCTAATTACAACAGGTAATTCCTTCTTATTATCAGCAGCAGGTAACATTACGTATGATATTGTCCAAAGAGTGAAGCCTGATATTTCAGATAAGAGTTTACTAAAAATCAATCGATATTCTGTATTCGCTCTTGGTGGTATTGCTTATATACTTGGAGCGTTCTTCCCAGATGTGCTATCGATCCAAATGTATTCTTATACAATGTATGGTGCAGCACTAACTCCTGCTATTCTAGCTAGTTTCCTTTGGAAGAGGGCAAATGGACCAGGTGCTTTAGCATCGATTGTCATTGGCGGAGTAGCTACGCTCGTTTGGGAATTAGTTTTACAAAAACCATATGGATGGAATAGTGTTCTAATCGCATTGCCATTGTCTATAATTGCACTGATTGTAGTGAGCTTACTAACTCCAAAATATACAGTACAAATTGAACAAGACCAATCCAGAAAAGACAAGGAGGAAAAAGAAAATGTCGAATTTAAGAGTGAATATGCTTCGGGAATTTATGAAGGAAAATAATCTTCATGCAGCGGTGGTGATGAGCCCTGACTATCAATTCTATTTAACTGGTTTTCGTGCATTGATCTATTCAAGACCTATTATTCTCTTTATAACATCTGAACAATGTAGTCTAATTGTGCCAGGACTTGAAGAGGTTCATGCTAGAGAACATGCCGATGTGGATCGAATTCTTCCATATTACGAGCACCCTGAGAAAGCAAATATCGCGAAAACATATCTAGAAGTTCTGGAAAACGAGTTAAAAGCACAAGAGGGAAGTGCTGTCGGGGTTGATATGGATTATACTCCAGGGAAAATAATCAATGAGATTCTTAATGTTAAATCTACGGTCATCGATTTAAGTGTACAAATAGAAAAAATGAGATCCATCAAAGATGATGAAGAAATTTCAGCAATGATTGAGGCTGGAAAGCTAGTAAATTTAGGTGTAAGTGAAACACTTAAACATTGTAAGGTTGGTGCAACGGAATTAGAAATCGATGCCATAGGAAATCAAATTATCTATCGAACAGCTTCCGAGAATTATCCAAATGCTACGTTAGATTTACTCGTCATGACACCATCAGGGCCTGAACGGAGCATTTTACCGCATGTCTATTCCAATACACGGAAAATACAACAAGGAGATGTCATCATCCATACAAGGCAAGTTTCGTTAAATGGATATCGTGCAGAACTCGAACGTACAGTGATTATGGGGGAGCCTACTAAACAGCAAGAGCATGCATTTTTAGCGATGCAAAAAGCTCAACAAGCTGCCTTGGATTTTATTAGACCTGGTGTGAAGGCATCCGAAGTTGATGCTGTGGCTAGGGGAATTCTGAGAGAGGAAGGCTATGCAGAATTTGCAATACATCGGACTGGCCATGCCATTGGTGTTTCCCTTCATGAACCACCATATCTTTCATACGATAATGACCTTGTTCTGGAGGAAGGTATGGCGTATACCATTGAACCAGGAATTTATATCCCGGGATTGGGTGGATTTAGACACTCTGACACCGTTATCTTAAAAGATGGTGGAAATCTACTAATTACTGATTATCCTAGTAATCTAAAAGAGTTAATTTTTTAATGCACATTAACTATCAATCGTGTAGACAGAGCATTTTGGCTTTGTCTACACTTTTTTTTGAGTAAAAGGCTCCGTTAGAAAAGCTCCATTAGTCTTCTTCAACAGAAATCCTCTTCATCAATCGCATTAATTTCTTTTCTGTGTCCGTTTCTTCAACTGGTGTATAAATGCTGCACCGCAAATCCATATCACCTTGAACTTGAAGGGAAGTTAGATTAAACAGCATTTTGCCTGCTTTCGCATGTCTAAACTCAATGATCATTTCTGGCGCCTTGCTCACTTGACTTTCTTGCCATAAATCCTGAAATTCTACATGTGAATGACTAAGTTCATCGATAAATTGGTTGTACCATTCATCTCCTAAATAGTGTCCATAATACGTACGGAAAATAGCAAGAAATCCTTTTGCAAAATACTCCCAATTAACGGCCAATGCCTTGAATTCTTTTCTAGTGAATAATAAACGAATTAAATTTCTTTCATCATTCGGTATTTGTTCAAAATCCAAAAATACATGAGCGGCAGCTTGATTCCATCCCACAATATGGCAATGTCGATCGGTAACGATAGTTGGACAATATTTTAGTTCAGCTAGAATTCGCTTTAAAGAAGGATTAAGATCAGGCTGCTCTTTATTGGGACTTGTTATTTCCAATTTTGACTCTAGTGCCAGGTTATATAAGTAATCTGCTTCATCCTTATTTAATTGCAAAACTGTAGAAATACATTCAAGTACGATAGAGGATACTTTTATATCTCTCCCTTGTTCCAGCCACGTATACCAAGTGGTGCTTACTCCTGCCAATTGTGCAACCTCTTCTCTTCTTAACCCAGGAGTCCTTCTTCGATTTCCTGTAGGCAAGCCAATGGACTCTGGCTTAATTTGAGCACGCTTCGCTTTTAAGAATGCAGCTAACGCTTCACGCCTCGTTTTATCATTCATGGTAAAAAACTCCTTATAGATTTAACCTAGTAGTAATTATACCAGGATAAACAGTCCCTTGTAATAGGATTTAAAGGCTGTAAAAATATAAGAAATGATTGATTTGGAGGGATAAAAGTGGAGAGAGTTGTAATTAGCGGCATGGGGGTAGTGACTCCTATTGGAAACACTATTCAGAAGTTTTGGGAAAATATGATAAAAGGAAAATCGGGGATATCTACAATTGATACATTTGACGTGACAAATCATAAAACTAAATTTGCGGGGGTAGTTCGAGATTTCGATGCTGATGAGGTATTAGGAAAGAATGCAGCAAGACGTTTAGACCGATTTACTCAATTTGCTCTGGCTGCAGCCGAACAAGCTTGGGAAGATGCTAAGTTAGATCTCAATTCAATCGATGCAGAAAGATTGGGCGTATACGTAGGTTCTGGAATAGGAGGGATTGAAACCTTAATTGAGAATATTGATGCACTTAGACAAAAAGGTCCAAGAAGAGTCAGTCCAACGCTAGTTCCTGCCATGATGTCTAATGCTGCCGCGGCACAAATTAGTATCAGATGGAACGCGATGGGACCTTCTTTGTCTCCTGTTTCTGCTTGTGCAATAGGTAATACTGCTATCGGGGAAGCCTTTCGACTAATTCGTTCCGGAGAAGTTGACGTTGTATTTGCGGGTGGTACAGAGGCAGCTATAACAGATTTATCCATTGCAAGCTTCAGTAATGCTACAGCATTATCTTCAAGAAATGAATATCCTACGAAAGCTAGCCGTCCATTTGATGAAAATCGAGATGGGTTTGTTATGTCAGAAGGTGCTGGAATCCTAATTTTGGAATCCTTATCTCATTCTTTAAGAAGAGGGGCAAAGATATACGCCGAAGTCATTGGATATGGAGCAAGTTCAGACGCACACCATATAGTAGCCACACATCCAGAAGGCAAAGGTGCTTATCTTGCAATGAAATCAGCTTTAAAAAGTGCTAATATATCGCCTGAAGAAATTGATGTGATTAGTGCCCATGCAACAAGTACAAAAGTAGGGGATATCTCTGAAACAATGGCTATTAAGCAGCTGTTTGGAAAAAAAGCTTTTGAGATTCCGGTCACTGCAAATAAATCGATGATTGGTCATATGTTAGGGGCAGCCGGTGGAGTTGAAGCAATTGCATTGGCGATGAGCTTAAAGGAAGGAATCATTCCACCAACCATTAACTTGGAAACTCCTGATCCATTATGTGATCTAGATTACGTTCCAACAGTTGCTCGTCAATTGAACATTAGCACGGGTTTATCGAACTCATTCGGTTTCGGAGGACACAACGCAGCGATTGTTTTAAAGAAATACGAGTGAATAAACTCGCCTTTTGTATCGATATTAGCCGCTTTAAAATGATCCGTTAGCTGAAGAAATATTTAGACATCATCCTATACAAACCTTAACTGTGTATGTAGAAGAGAGGGGAAATGGTAGTTCATGAAGGGGAAATAAAGAAGCAAAAATATAGTAGTTGATTTGATTATATTTACAAAGAAATGGTTTGATGATTTTTAAAGGATTTCCAAAAAGCGCTTTTATGCGTACTTTTTTGGAAATCCCTATAACTTTTTTGCTTATTTAAACACTGGAATAGGTGGCTCTACATTCACTGGAATACCACATTCATAAGTTTTATCTGCTTTTAAGCGATAAAATTCTGCTTTCGCACTTTCAATAATGGTCGAATCTAGTAGAGTATCTAATGCTGCACCTGCCATTGTTTTTGCGGCATAATGCATGCCTTTTAAACCTATAGATGAACCGAATACTGAGGTTGCTTGCCATGTATGGAGTTGGTTAGCATGAGGAGCGCATGTCGTCATAACTTGACCAAGTGGTACAATCCACGATACATCACCTAAATCACTAGAACCTGGAGTAGTTTGTCGGAAAGTTAGTGGGATATGCGACGTAGAACTATAGAATCGTGTAGAATAAAATAAGGAAAAGTACTACCTTCATTTAGCTTGAAATGGCTTTTCTTATATAGCATTAGTTTATGAAGTGCTCAGAAACTTTTGATAATGATTAGATTCTACTATTTATAAATTATATTAATATAATCAACCCTTTATAATTTCATCTCATTTTGTCAATTGAATATTCATAGTAAAACATAGATTTTCTGTATAGAAGATTTATGTTTTTTTGTTTTATTGATGAACTAATGATTCTACTCTTACTAGGAAGAATATCGTGATTTAGTAACTTAATAGAAAATAATTTGACATAAAATGGTTTTACATTTATATTTTAGTTAACCTAATAATAATTTTGATTAACGTAAACGACTATTTATTATAGATATACTTACTGCTCACTCCTGTAGAACAGTTGTATTATTGCAAGAAGTATTCGCACGCCTATGATAACTAACTTAATCTCTGTACGAATACTTACTTACCCTCAATAAAATTCCTTAAAAGTCTTACCATTAAATTAAAAAGGAGTCCTATGATGAACTGGATTACACTTGCTCATGAAGTAATTGAAGGAAAAATTTTAAATGACGAAATGGCAATGGCTATTTTACAATCTGACGATGATGAATTATTACCGATTATGCAGGGGGCATTTACCATTCGCAAACATTACTTCGGCAAAAAAGTAAAGCTTAATATGATAATGAATGCTAAAAGTGGCTACTGCCCAGAAAACTGTGGTTATTGTTCACAATCGTCAATTTCTAAAGCTCCGATTGAAAAATATCCTTTCATTACGAAAGAAGAAATTCTTGCAGGTGCAAAACAAGCTTTCGAAAATAAAATCGGTACATTTTGTATTGTCGCTAGCGGGAGAGGACCTACACGCAAAGATGTGAAAGTAGTAAGCGAAGCTGTGAAGGAAATTAAAGAAATGTACGGTTTAAAAGTATGTGCTTGCTTAGGATTATTAAAGGATGACCAAGCAGAGCAGTTAAAAGATGCTGGCGTAGATCGTTACAACCACAATTTAAATACATCTTCCCGTCATCATGATTATATTACAACATCTCATACGTATGAAGATCGTATCAATACAGTGGAAATTGCTAAAAAACATGGCTTGTCTCCTTGTTCTGGAGCGATTATCGGCATGAGAGAAACAAAAGAGGATGTTATTGATATCGCGCGTGCATTACGAGCACTAGATGCAGATTCTATACCTGTTAACTTTTTAAATGCAATCGAAGGAACGAAGCTAGCTGGCACAAAAGAGTTGAATCCTCGCTATTGCTTGAAGGTTTTAGCTTTATTCCGCTTTATGAATCCAGCTAAAGAGATTCGGATTGCTGGTGGCCGGGAAGTAAATCTAGGTTCCTTACAACCACTAGGATTGTATGCTGCAAATAGTATTTTCGTAGGGGATTATTTAACTACTGTAGGACAAGAAGAGCATCAGGATTATTCAATGTTAAAAGATTTAGGTTTTGAGATCGAGCTGGCAGAAAAACAGGCTGCTCTATTATAACGAAAATGTGGGGGCGACTTGTAATTCCTATTGAGTCTGCCCCTTTTATAAATGACGCTAATCATTTGGACAGCTACAACAATTTTATTGGGGACAATAGATAGCGTGGTAGGGAGGAGGACAATAGAATCATTTCATATGGAGTAACGCTTAATCTGAAGCATTTCCATATTTCGCAGCAAATTGCAAAGCAGTTACTTCGAATGTCTATGTTCAATCCTGTGATTTTATGTAGCAACTGTAGTGCCATATTAATGTTTTAAGTCATTTATGGAATAGATACATAATCATTATCTTAATTTAATAATTTT is drawn from Lysinibacillus sp. SGAir0095 and contains these coding sequences:
- the bioB gene encoding biotin synthase BioB, with the protein product MNWITLAHEVIEGKILNDEMAMAILQSDDDELLPIMQGAFTIRKHYFGKKVKLNMIMNAKSGYCPENCGYCSQSSISKAPIEKYPFITKEEILAGAKQAFENKIGTFCIVASGRGPTRKDVKVVSEAVKEIKEMYGLKVCACLGLLKDDQAEQLKDAGVDRYNHNLNTSSRHHDYITTSHTYEDRINTVEIAKKHGLSPCSGAIIGMRETKEDVIDIARALRALDADSIPVNFLNAIEGTKLAGTKELNPRYCLKVLALFRFMNPAKEIRIAGGREVNLGSLQPLGLYAANSIFVGDYLTTVGQEEHQDYSMLKDLGFEIELAEKQAALL
- a CDS encoding Xaa-Pro peptidase family protein, with amino-acid sequence MSNLRVNMLREFMKENNLHAAVVMSPDYQFYLTGFRALIYSRPIILFITSEQCSLIVPGLEEVHAREHADVDRILPYYEHPEKANIAKTYLEVLENELKAQEGSAVGVDMDYTPGKIINEILNVKSTVIDLSVQIEKMRSIKDDEEISAMIEAGKLVNLGVSETLKHCKVGATELEIDAIGNQIIYRTASENYPNATLDLLVMTPSGPERSILPHVYSNTRKIQQGDVIIHTRQVSLNGYRAELERTVIMGEPTKQQEHAFLAMQKAQQAALDFIRPGVKASEVDAVARGILREEGYAEFAIHRTGHAIGVSLHEPPYLSYDNDLVLEEGMAYTIEPGIYIPGLGGFRHSDTVILKDGGNLLITDYPSNLKELIF
- a CDS encoding sodium:solute symporter; its protein translation is MNTILLITIIGYILLMIVAGTFIGKSKIKNTEDYMLAGRSLPNIVLVGTLLATFVGSGTVIGGASFIYQQGPLAGIIYFAGVPIGIVILYFIAGKTWLISKYTIPQILEIKYGKLTRTISSIFIILAYIGIASYQFTGGGYILNLTTGISVEAGTIVTAFIVIFLATIGGMFSVAYTDFISSLLILVGFILGFFYLVTNVVSFDTIITSLPESHFTWTGNLTIPQIIGYFLPLFLLVLADQNMYQRLASAKDASTARRSTIGFFISSIAVFGLVILLTIGSLALFSDIKPDTAILQLAYNGGLPIVVGALILTASVSFLITTGNSFLLSAAGNITYDIVQRVKPDISDKSLLKINRYSVFALGGIAYILGAFFPDVLSIQMYSYTMYGAALTPAILASFLWKRANGPGALASIVIGGVATLVWELVLQKPYGWNSVLIALPLSIIALIVVSLLTPKYTVQIEQDQSRKDKEEKENVEFKSEYASGIYEGK
- a CDS encoding LysR family transcriptional regulator — translated: MIELRRILYFIAVAEELNFTKAAERLKISQPPLSQQIKILEKELNVTLFNRNKRVVELTEAGSYFLEKAKDIVQKLELVFEETRQVESGKSGKLSIGFTGSVTYDLLPKLIQTYQRANPKINIILTQMSSARQVEALENKEIDIGMLVSPIESNSLKVKTLRSEPFIIAIPSNHPMANRKEPVSLFNFKNEPFIFTDRDVGHSYYDAIISLFYEVGFSPIKSQQANELQTIVSLVASGVGNAVLPASIMNYINNKVTYLTLTENNASCTSSMAWRKDNDSAILKSFIEHVDHQDLCLS
- a CDS encoding helix-turn-helix transcriptional regulator, giving the protein MNDKTRREALAAFLKAKRAQIKPESIGLPTGNRRRTPGLRREEVAQLAGVSTTWYTWLEQGRDIKVSSIVLECISTVLQLNKDEADYLYNLALESKLEITSPNKEQPDLNPSLKRILAELKYCPTIVTDRHCHIVGWNQAAAHVFLDFEQIPNDERNLIRLLFTRKEFKALAVNWEYFAKGFLAIFRTYYGHYLGDEWYNQFIDELSHSHVEFQDLWQESQVSKAPEMIIEFRHAKAGKMLFNLTSLQVQGDMDLRCSIYTPVEETDTEKKLMRLMKRISVEED
- the fabF gene encoding beta-ketoacyl-ACP synthase II yields the protein MERVVISGMGVVTPIGNTIQKFWENMIKGKSGISTIDTFDVTNHKTKFAGVVRDFDADEVLGKNAARRLDRFTQFALAAAEQAWEDAKLDLNSIDAERLGVYVGSGIGGIETLIENIDALRQKGPRRVSPTLVPAMMSNAAAAQISIRWNAMGPSLSPVSACAIGNTAIGEAFRLIRSGEVDVVFAGGTEAAITDLSIASFSNATALSSRNEYPTKASRPFDENRDGFVMSEGAGILILESLSHSLRRGAKIYAEVIGYGASSDAHHIVATHPEGKGAYLAMKSALKSANISPEEIDVISAHATSTKVGDISETMAIKQLFGKKAFEIPVTANKSMIGHMLGAAGGVEAIALAMSLKEGIIPPTINLETPDPLCDLDYVPTVARQLNISTGLSNSFGFGGHNAAIVLKKYE